TTCACGGAAGAACGATACCCGTCGCAACCGGGATCAAACTGGCCAATCCCGACCTCTGTGTCATCTGTTGTGCGGGTGACGGTGACTGCTACGCAGAAGGGCTCGACCACCTCATCTTCGCTGCCAAACGGAACATCGATCTGACGATGATCGTTCATAATAACCGCGTATACGGCCTCACGACCGGACAATATACGCCGACATCGCCGCTACACTTCAAGGGGCGGTCAACTCCCGGCGGAACAGAGGAAAAACCGCTCAATCCGCCTGCGCTCATGCTCGCTTCAGGCGCGACGATGGTGGCACGGGCCTATACACGAAAGCTCGATCATCTGCAGGCGGTCATCCGTGAGGGGATGGAACATCCGGGCTTTGCATTTATTGACGTACTCCAGATTTGCGCGAGTTTCTTTAATATGACAGATTACTACAACGAACGCGTTTATACCATTAAAGAACACGACAGCTCTGACTTCTGGAGAGCGTGGCAGAAGGTACGGGAATGGGACTATTCCGCCGATGCACCGATTGCTCTGGGTACTTTCTATAAATCGGTGGAACCGGTGTTTAATGATAAGTTCCGGATCACACGGCAACCCGGTGAGGGGAGGGAACAGGCAGTCAGGAAGCTGCTGGAACGCCGTATCGGCCGATAACCAATCCGTCCTTTGTGCGGCACAATGCATAAATACAATTTTTTCGCAACACTGCAATCATTCCCCGCCGGAGGGGAGTGATGCGACATGATGAACGCAAAGGTTGAGAAGGAAATAAATGTGCAGATTCGCTGGGAGCTCTATTCCGCGTACCTCTATCTGTCGATGTCCTCGTGGTATGAATCCATCGGACTCCGTGGTTTTGCAAATTGGGAGCGTATACAGGCAC
The Methanoculleus sp. SDB genome window above contains:
- a CDS encoding 2-oxoglutarate synthase, coding for MSRSLITEARNTWCPGCGNFAIEHALKTVIAARIEEGFPPEKFVLVTGIGCHAKIADYLDINSFYAIHGRTIPVATGIKLANPDLCVICCAGDGDCYAEGLDHLIFAAKRNIDLTMIVHNNRVYGLTTGQYTPTSPLHFKGRSTPGGTEEKPLNPPALMLASGATMVARAYTRKLDHLQAVIREGMEHPGFAFIDVLQICASFFNMTDYYNERVYTIKEHDSSDFWRAWQKVREWDYSADAPIALGTFYKSVEPVFNDKFRITRQPGEGREQAVRKLLERRIGR